In a single window of the Candidatus Neomarinimicrobiota bacterium genome:
- the lexA gene encoding transcriptional repressor LexA — protein sequence MLTKKQRDLYEYISQFIQSHQMAPTIAEIREYFGLGSNFSIQKKLNILREKGYIGFDKSNTARNIRLTGLVGETMVLNILGVVTAGIPIEAIEIPEPVEVPQYLLKGTNNFALRVRGDSMMDANIEDGDVIIVKPQAKADTGQIVVATINGEATVKKLDLYPGGVTLRPCNNSGQYKPIQVGEEDEFALKGVVVGLLRQYQA from the coding sequence ATGCTGACCAAAAAACAACGCGATCTTTACGAGTATATCTCACAGTTCATCCAGAGCCATCAAATGGCTCCCACCATTGCTGAGATCCGGGAATATTTCGGTCTGGGTTCCAATTTTTCCATTCAGAAGAAACTGAACATACTTCGGGAAAAGGGCTACATCGGGTTTGACAAAAGCAATACCGCCCGCAATATCAGGCTCACTGGTCTGGTGGGGGAAACCATGGTTCTTAATATTCTGGGTGTGGTGACTGCCGGTATTCCCATTGAGGCCATTGAGATCCCTGAGCCGGTAGAGGTGCCTCAATACCTTCTGAAAGGAACCAATAATTTTGCCTTGCGGGTACGGGGGGATTCCATGATGGATGCCAATATTGAGGATGGGGACGTCATCATTGTCAAACCTCAGGCCAAGGCCGATACGGGCCAGATCGTGGTGGCAACCATCAATGGTGAAGCCACGGTCAAAAAGCTGGATCTGTATCCCGGCGGCGTGACGCTACGCCCCTGCAACAACTCAGGCCAATACAAGCCCATTCAGGTGGGGGAAGAGGATGAATTTGCTCTCAAGGGAGTGGTAGTGGGTTTACTGAGGCAGTACCAGGCGTAG
- a CDS encoding DNA polymerase III subunit alpha, protein MIPLEVHSHYSLLRGTLSPKHLCDFLTKKGYRQFAIADTNNLYGMIYLYQTALEHGLDMIVGATLDDVNQRKAVLLVKNMTGYSNLSRLITQRHAEQPFDLPKALVGRLEGLVLITPDRDLLQSYRSEDTYVSLEPGSYSLYRWAKEEGLATVANIPVYMGSSRGHQLHRIMRAIDLNAKLSRLPETELVPLNNYLHNRQETLDVLPFAEDAMERTQEVAAKCQWRPDLNNFIFPESNDSRDFQELKNRVYLGAQERYGTITDRIRNRIEHELKTVKAKHFSNYFLIVQDIVQQSPITCGRGSAAASIVAYALKITHVDPIQHNLFFERFLSPGRKDPPDIDVDFPWDTRDDILNYTFKTYGHSHSAMICNHVTFKARSAIREVAKVYGLTESEIGIVTKRLSHLWYVSDPFHELATNPLLSDLDLQKPWPEIIRNGFYLSGFPRYLSVHPGGVVLTPNEISTYVPIQRAPKGVQIIQWEKDQAEDFGLVKIDLLGNRSLAVIRDILADVHEHYGVDIPYWKLNPLEDLRTRELIRTARTMGCFYVESPATRQLLSKMQTGDYENLVIASSIIRPAANKWIREFVRRLHGGDYAPLHPLLDETLKETYGIMVYQEDVTKVAMRLAGFNADEGNELRKVMSKKHKAAKLRDYCAKFVSGARRNGVSDSVIETLWEMIMSFSGYSFCKPHSASYALVSFKSAYLKAHYPAEFIASVMTNLGGYYSTFGYYSEARRLGLKVLLPNINTSEIRHTGLNDWVQIGFMQLKGVKRTALDLLIAEREARGRFTSFELFLRRMPELDQADVRIFIKAGCFDGVEGLENRPQLMWQLYQARACQQRREKPTSLLELNERDSYYIPDTGAYSEKTMLMHETDVLGFLISRHPLSLYQGLLRHLAYVRACDLKKYIGREVPVIGWLITGKVVHTKNNEPMEFISFEDTTAIYETVFFPEVYRKFCRMLSNVRPYLLHGLVEEDYGAISLTVKQIEYLDKVNIPRQVNRPRPQQLQSGHA, encoded by the coding sequence ATGATCCCCCTAGAAGTCCACAGCCACTACTCCTTACTGAGGGGGACCCTGTCACCCAAACATCTCTGCGATTTTCTGACTAAAAAGGGCTACCGGCAGTTTGCCATTGCCGATACCAATAACCTGTACGGTATGATCTATCTCTATCAAACCGCTCTTGAACACGGTCTGGATATGATCGTAGGCGCTACCCTGGATGATGTTAACCAGCGCAAGGCTGTGCTGCTGGTCAAGAATATGACAGGGTATTCTAATCTAAGCCGCCTCATCACCCAACGACATGCAGAGCAGCCCTTCGATCTTCCAAAAGCCCTGGTGGGCCGCCTGGAAGGGCTGGTGCTGATCACTCCGGACCGCGATCTGCTGCAAAGCTATCGCTCTGAGGATACCTACGTTTCTCTGGAGCCCGGGAGCTATAGTCTGTATCGCTGGGCCAAAGAGGAGGGACTTGCCACCGTTGCCAATATTCCCGTCTATATGGGGTCTTCAAGGGGACATCAACTCCATCGCATCATGCGGGCCATTGATTTGAATGCCAAGCTATCACGACTGCCGGAAACTGAATTGGTACCCCTGAACAATTATCTCCACAATCGTCAGGAGACTCTGGATGTCCTTCCCTTTGCTGAGGATGCCATGGAGCGCACCCAGGAGGTGGCAGCCAAATGCCAGTGGCGTCCTGATCTGAATAATTTTATTTTTCCAGAGTCTAATGATTCCCGGGATTTCCAGGAATTGAAAAATCGGGTTTATCTGGGTGCCCAGGAGCGCTATGGTACCATAACAGACCGGATTCGGAATCGCATTGAGCATGAGCTAAAAACCGTCAAAGCAAAACACTTTTCCAATTACTTCCTCATTGTTCAGGATATTGTTCAACAGTCACCCATTACCTGCGGGCGGGGGAGTGCTGCAGCCAGTATTGTTGCCTATGCTTTGAAGATCACCCATGTGGATCCCATTCAGCATAATCTTTTCTTTGAGCGTTTTCTGTCACCGGGACGCAAGGATCCACCGGATATTGATGTGGATTTCCCCTGGGATACCCGGGATGATATTCTGAACTACACCTTCAAGACCTATGGGCACTCTCATTCAGCCATGATATGCAACCATGTGACCTTCAAGGCTCGGTCCGCTATCCGTGAAGTGGCCAAGGTTTATGGCCTGACAGAGAGCGAGATCGGGATTGTGACCAAGCGGCTTTCCCATCTCTGGTATGTCAGCGATCCTTTTCATGAACTGGCCACTAATCCACTTCTCAGTGACCTTGATCTCCAGAAACCCTGGCCGGAGATTATTCGCAATGGCTTCTACCTGTCTGGTTTCCCACGTTATCTCAGTGTCCATCCTGGAGGAGTAGTCCTGACTCCCAATGAGATATCCACCTATGTTCCTATCCAACGGGCACCTAAAGGGGTTCAGATCATTCAGTGGGAGAAGGATCAGGCTGAAGATTTCGGTCTGGTGAAGATCGATCTGCTGGGGAATCGCTCTTTGGCGGTTATCAGGGATATTCTGGCTGATGTCCATGAACACTACGGAGTGGATATTCCCTATTGGAAATTGAATCCGCTGGAAGACCTCCGTACCCGAGAGCTTATTCGGACTGCCAGGACCATGGGCTGTTTTTATGTGGAGTCACCGGCTACCCGACAACTACTGAGTAAGATGCAGACCGGTGATTATGAGAACCTGGTGATCGCCTCCAGTATTATCCGCCCGGCAGCCAATAAATGGATCCGAGAATTTGTCCGTCGGCTCCATGGTGGCGACTATGCTCCGCTTCACCCATTACTTGATGAAACCCTGAAAGAGACCTATGGGATAATGGTTTACCAGGAGGATGTAACCAAGGTTGCCATGCGTTTGGCCGGCTTTAATGCGGATGAAGGTAATGAGTTACGCAAGGTCATGTCCAAAAAACACAAGGCGGCCAAATTGCGCGATTATTGTGCGAAATTTGTTTCAGGTGCCCGTCGGAATGGGGTGAGTGATTCTGTGATCGAAACCCTGTGGGAAATGATCATGTCCTTCTCCGGTTACTCGTTCTGCAAGCCCCATTCTGCTTCCTATGCTTTGGTTTCCTTTAAATCCGCTTATCTGAAGGCTCATTATCCAGCTGAGTTCATTGCATCGGTCATGACCAATCTGGGTGGCTACTATTCCACCTTTGGTTATTACTCGGAAGCACGTCGTCTTGGCTTGAAAGTGCTATTGCCTAATATCAATACCTCTGAGATCCGGCACACTGGCTTGAACGACTGGGTGCAGATCGGGTTTATGCAACTGAAAGGGGTGAAACGAACTGCCCTGGATTTGCTTATTGCCGAACGTGAAGCACGGGGTCGTTTTACTTCATTTGAGCTATTCCTGAGGCGGATGCCGGAGTTGGATCAGGCGGATGTCCGGATTTTCATTAAAGCCGGCTGTTTTGATGGGGTGGAGGGTTTGGAAAATCGTCCACAGCTCATGTGGCAGCTGTATCAGGCCCGGGCTTGCCAGCAGCGCAGGGAAAAACCGACTTCACTATTAGAGTTAAATGAGCGCGACAGCTATTACATCCCTGATACAGGAGCTTACTCCGAAAAGACCATGCTCATGCATGAGACGGATGTTCTGGGCTTTCTCATTTCCCGTCATCCCTTGAGTCTCTACCAAGGTTTGCTACGGCATTTGGCCTATGTGCGGGCCTGCGATCTCAAAAAGTATATCGGTCGAGAAGTGCCTGTAATTGGCTGGCTCATCACCGGAAAAGTAGTACATACCAAAAATAATGAGCCCATGGAATTTATTAGCTTTGAGGACACAACAGCCATCTATGAGACGGTCTTTTTTCCAGAGGTTTACCGTAAATTCTGTCGTATGCTCAGCAACGTCCGTCCCTACCTGCTACATGGACTGGTAGAGGAAGACTACGGAGCTATCTCGCTCACAGTCAAGCAGATAGAGTATCTTGATAAAGTGAACATACCAAGGCAGGTCAACCGCCCACGCCCCCAACAATTGCAATCAGGTCACGCATGA
- a CDS encoding transposase has translation MNTEKFKNTYRIESARLRGWDYGSNAAYFVTICTADQNHYFGEIRDGIMHLSEIGEIAQAYWQEIPQHFHFVGFGSYVIMPNHVHGIVIIDKPDCAFGINTDYGDGNGCRDVACNVSTISGQSPRTTTNDQMSSISPKPGSLSTIIRSYKSAVTKRAHLVNPSFTWQPRYHDHIIRNPESDYSIAQYIQNNVKNWAMDRFYNSDKMSIV, from the coding sequence ATGAATACGGAAAAATTCAAAAATACATATAGAATAGAATCTGCCCGGTTACGCGGATGGGATTATGGGAGCAATGCGGCCTATTTTGTAACGATCTGTACCGCTGACCAAAATCATTATTTTGGTGAAATCAGGGATGGGATCATGCATTTGTCCGAAATTGGAGAAATTGCCCAGGCCTATTGGCAGGAAATCCCGCAACATTTCCATTTTGTTGGTTTTGGTTCATATGTCATCATGCCAAATCATGTACATGGGATTGTAATTATTGATAAACCCGATTGTGCATTTGGTATAAATACAGATTATGGTGATGGCAATGGTTGTAGAGACGTTGCATGCAACGTCTCTACCATTTCCGGACAATCACCCAGAACCACCACAAATGATCAGATGTCATCCATTTCACCAAAACCTGGTTCATTATCAACAATTATTCGATCATACAAATCCGCCGTAACCAAACGTGCCCATCTGGTTAATCCTAGTTTTACCTGGCAACCACGTTACCACGACCACATCATTCGAAATCCTGAATCAGATTACAGTATTGCCCAGTATATTCAAAATAATGTGAAGAATTGGGCTATGGACCGATTTTATAATTCTGATAAAATGTCGATTGTCTAA